ACACGCAGGTGTTTGCGGAACAATATTGAGAGAAAATACatacaccaacactttgtgtACACATACGGAAAATTACATTGCCTATTACACGTGTTAGCTAATTCTGCTGCTTAATAATGAGTTAGCTATACTGAATTCTGTACATACGGAAATCCAATTAGCAGTATACATACAAAAAATGGCATCAGCAATGGGCGAGACCAGGACCCATCTAGACTAAATGTGAAAAGTCGAATTTTATGGCCATGTTAAGACTTTAGAATACACATTATATAATTGTGTAATTGCCACAGGATGAAAATAACTCCGTATTTGTCGTAAGATTAACACCTCGCCACTTTTTATGAACTGAATATCAAGAACGTCAGGCATGATAAAGATGAGCGAGAGAGAGCAATCACTGCAAAAGTTGTTCGGTGGCACTGCGTGGATCGCCGGCGTCGATGAGGTTCCTTCAACACTGAAGCACGGAAGCACTGGATggatcgccggcgccgccgatgtTCCTTGTACGCACCGAAGAACCGTCGCGGTCGCGGAGGAGAAGTCTCTGGCCCAATGGATCGCTGATGGATCGTGTGGATCGCCAGTGCAAGCAAACAAGGGAAGTCTCTTCTGAAAGAAAGAAGCACGGAAATTCTTTAGCTCAAGGCCTGGCGCAAGGAAAGTCTCCGGCGCTGCGCAGAGGAGCAAGGAAAGTTTTGGCACCGTGAAAGGCTCTGGACTGGCGCAAGGAAAGTCTCTGGTGCTGCTGCGTGCATCAGGGGGTGGGTAAGAAATGTTTACGGTGAAACAAGTTCCGCCAAAATTGCAGAAACATTTTGCAGCatgttgttttttcttttccctagaAACTTTCTCCCACTCTGGTACTGACAGGTGGGGCTCCTGTGAGGGGTACATGGATGTTTTTTAGGTGGAAAATATTTTCAATTGTTTTGATTATTTATAGTGTAGATAGAAATACATCCTAGATTTTGTAGCAAAGAACAGTCTCGCTCTCACGCGGCGGCGACTGACCCGGTCGCACAGGCTGCACCTGCACGGCGCGGGTGATGACTGCCACCAGCGAGCGAGAGCGTCGTCTCTCAGTCTCTCTCGGCTCCGGGAGACTTTGCGGGAGCCCTagtcttctttttcttgagATTAAGCTTAGCCTAGTCTTGGTAGTACGTGATGGCGACGGGTGGTGACTGGTGAGTGACCTCCGATGTTTACGCCGTGCAAATTTGATCACGTCGCACTAACACGCGAAGTGGTGGTGGTCCGCGAGATATTTGGCTGGCTAGCTAACAATGGGGACGATTAGGGCCGGGAAAACTGAAGAATAATCGGTCGGGCTGTTTTGGCCGGCGCCGCGCCATGGAGCGGCTGTTTTACACCCGGTAACTCTGTCGTCTCTGCCTTTCGTTGCTTCTAGACTACTCTGTGCATATCTCGACACATCACATGACATCAGGGTGGCACCATCAGAGACAGAGCATAACACACGGGCGTGGCCTGACTCTGAACCTCTGTTTTGTTTTGGTTAAAACCTTGCCACGGATGGTCATTTTGTTAGCACGCGCAACGCAAAACGCGAGCGATGGTCAGAGAAACACACGGAGCTGAAATGGATGGGGCCGTGGCCGACTGAAGAAATTTGCACGCGCCGTGTTCAGTTGGAGCATGTAAAAATTTGcatgtaaatttttttggcgctttgaccactaattaaagatattaaatgaagtctaattacaaaacaattCAACAGCTATGACACTGTAGCAGTACTGTAGCTAATTATGCTTTTGACCGTATGATTAGAAATGGTTAggtgcggttactgtagcatcaatgtagccaatcatggtggaacttggctcattagattcgtctcgaaaagttacacacatctataaaaaaaaaattcgcaaataaatttcatttagtactacaTGTATTTATTCGTCTTTTTATGTAAAATTTTACTGAACACGGGCGTGGATAGATAGGTAGCTGTGTAGAACCTTCTGTCCTCCGAGCTGCCGCGGATCGGATCATCGGACACCGTTCGTTAGGTCTGTCGCTTGCATGTCACGAAGTTTCTGGAGTGGAAGGTTGCTCCGCTGCTTCTCTTTCTCCTCTTGCTCACGCACACtatagggggtgtttagttcaaaaaaaaaattgcacagtacttatcacattaaattttttgatatatgtatgaaatattaaatgtagttaaaaaaataactaattatatagtctaattaatttatacgaaatgaatctaataatgctaattaatccataattagatattaattgtcaaataataacgaaaTGTGTTACAGTACCCAAATCCAAATTTttttaccaactaaacaccctcaCAGTAGTAGTGCCGTCACTTGCTTTATGCGTGACGAAAACAAGAATTCTAAATTTTTTAATCTAATAATAACACTTAGCAAAGAAGAGTAGGAAGATGGAAAGGGGATCGCTTTAGGACGAGCGTGCAAAAGAGAGAGCGATGCTGGCATGCTGATATGCGCGGAGGGGATAGGATATCCTGGGATATCATCTGCAACCCGTCAAAAAGGAGGGAGAGCATGTACGCGATCATGACGAGCACGACCACTCCTAATCTGCCGGCCCCCCGGACCAAAACACTCCAAGCAACAGGGAGAACAGTCAGTGGGAGTCCCCGATTCTTATGTTATAGTATTCGATCTGGTGGGAAAAAGGGGAGGCTTTGGTCCAAAAGAAGGCCCCGATTAGCTTTCGGTCCTGCACGCTTGGATTATCGCACGGGCGCCAGCGAAATATCCCCCGGTTAGTCAATGCCTAAACAGGCCCTGATTTGCTTTCGGTTCGTGTTCTATCGGTACACAATTATTGTTCTCGTTCAAAAAGAACAAGTACAGCTGAAGACCTGCCGCCGGGTAGTTCATTTGTGTGGCGTTTAGCTTCCCGTGAGATGGTTGTGTGACGTGTCTTCTGTGAAATGGACGAAAAGAGTGGGTATGCGTTGGCGTGCAGTGATCGACCTGCAGTGCAGCAGCCACCGTGTGTTGGCGTGCCTTGGTTTTCCCGAGACTCGGGATCAGTTGAGGTGATGCTGCAAAGTCCAAACCCGCTGTTGCGCCGTGCGGGAGATCTATCTAGGTGTACATTGTACAAGTGCAAGCAATGGCAGCTGGCATGCATGCATCCAGATGGAGGTATATGAAATCAGCAAATGGGCCGCCCCAAACGGGAGGGACACGGCCTGCAGGCACGcatgctgcatgcatgcatagatGTGGATGTATAGACTATGGCCGATTAGTtcccaaataaaaaaaaatttgggtatCACATCAACAATTAgatcagatgtcgggagggcttttcggacactaattaaaaaactaatttcagaattcacttggaaaccgcgagacgaatcttttgaggacTTTGATCgaatcattagcacatgtgggttactgtagcatttatggttaatcatgcactaattagactcaaaagattcgtctcatcgtgtacatccaaactgtgtaattagttttgttatttaattacatttaatgctccatgcatgtgttcaaaggaaaagtcacaaatttggaggtgaaaatttttgggaactaaggGCCCCCTAACATTTTAACAACGTAGAACGTGGTGTGtcggccgccccccccccccgagctcAAACACCTGCCGACTCCGGCGCGGCTGGATGAGCGAGCAGCCCATGCTGGCAAATTAAATGATCATGAGCTAGTACTGATCAACTTGCAGAGAGCCCTGAGCGGTGTGGCTCCGTGAGCGGCATGTCACGCTGCCGAGCAAGTAGCACGTCCTGACTGAGATCTTGCAGCTGCAGCTCTCGCTGACCATGCTTAGTTAACACTGCTTGTGTGCTCGCTATTAGCGTAGCGGGATGACCCGCTGTGCGGAGCCGCAGTTGCCGATTCATACGCAGCGGCGAAGCAGCGGCAGAGCAGTGACAGAGCCACAGAGGGGGAGATCTCAAGGCCGGTAACAACGACAGAATGTAACAGCAGGCGGTCCCTGACACGGCGGCCGGCTGGCCGTGTGGACACGGGGAGGAGCCGTGGCCCGTGGGGTCTGCGGCTGCGCGGTGCGGGCGAGGAGGCGCCGCGCGTcacgctcgctctcgctctcgctcCCGTTTCCTGGTCATTTATGGGCAGAGACTAGAGCCGCCACACGCTGACACGCTTGTTACGAAGAAAACAAGTTTAGTGATCAATTATTGTaattagttaattacttaataAGTTAATGACATCATTAGCAGTTACATTATATGAAAGGGTCAATCCAAAGGAGCATGTACCTTCGGGCACCCTTGCCCCTTGGCTTGTATATAAACCAGAATCCCCATCAATGTAATCAGTTGTTCAATCCATTTCTAGGACTGGGCATTCGGTTTTTCGGTTTAGTTCGGGTCGGTTTTTTCGGTTTGAGAAAAATTCGGTTGTCTAAAACCATAAACCGATCGGTCCTCAAGGAAACAAAAAACCGACACCGAAAATGTCGGTTTTTCGGTTCGGTTTTTCGGTGCAACCGAACAAAACCGAGTCTCATTTTGACAGAAAGATATCAAGCAACAGGCTGGTATATATTGGACAGGTTAATGGGCCGTGGGCTGCACTGGCTGTCTTGGCCTTTGCCCTTTGGGACGGCTGGGTCTAATTCGGTTTTTCGGCTATTCGGTTCGGTGCGAGATAaaaaccgaacccgaacccgatgACCGAACTTCCTAAAAATCCAACCCGAAGCCGAACCGAAAAAACCGAAAAACCGACAATTCGATTCGGTTCGGgccggttcggttcggttcggtttttTCGGTGAAAAAATGCCCAGGCCTATCCATTTCCCtctttcaattttcactcaCAACAACGCTCTCGCTCGTTCGCTCGGCAACGCGCTGGCCAGTGGCCACGGTGCCCGAGCCACGGGAGGTGGGTCAGGGTCAACACAACGGGCCAGCTGTCTCTCCCTCTCACTGCTTCTGTTGTGTAGGCAAAAGTAAGGGAAGTTCCAATGGTATATCAATGAtgatttctatcattattaaatgACTTGTCACGTAGGTAAAATGCTGATGTGACAACATAATTAATAAAGAAAGAGAGCAAAAATACTAAAAATCTTCTCTTGacccaatgcaccaaaaaacCATAAAATCACCATTGCGGAGGAACCATCAGTTTCTAGGGTGTTCGCGCTTGCTTGCCATTGGACCAAGAAGATAGActttggagaaagaaaaaacatttaTTACTCGAAGACACCTTCACAATAGAAAATAGTTTCTATAAATGATTTTTTGTGCTATGGAAACCGTGTCAGTTTCTTCTATTGAGACTGCTCTAAGGATGGATACGTGAATATGGATGGCTGAACATTCGAGTCAACTAAGAACGGTAATAGGGATATCTATATATATTCGTATATAGATGTTGTGTGGATGTATCCGAAttcattttttataatttttctttaTCCGAtgtaaattggatgtatgcgaATTCAATTTTGATAATTTTCTCTATCCTTCAATATGAATGTCATCTCGATGATCTGTATCTAattttgataattttttttatctgatTTCATATCCTTATCTAAAATAAATGTTGTATATCCAACTATATCCGTATCCGAAAAGAAAAAGTGACCAGTAAAACCATCTTAAACTTATCTTATCTATATAGCTAATTAGTTAATGATGTTAAATTATTTAAAAGATAAATGACTAATaatattaattctaattttataataatataaaaattaagtttaattattttaatttgtttttttatgaCATCCCCAATCCGGCGGCCATCCCCTCCCCCAACTTGCTTCCGGTTGTGGCAACCACAATGCCTGCGTTCACTTCATCACTCTCCTCCGCTATCCCCCTTCCCTGGTACTATCTTTCCGGAGCCGGTCTATAATGTCCCACCTCCTCGAAACCGGATCCACTTGCATCTTACAGATTTTCTAGGATATAAATTGCTCTCACAAACTAACCAAATattttctgcacactttatcctcgttcatgcacatccagcTCACACATCCAAAAACTGCTTCAGGCCAAGCACATTTAAAGTCAGGCCAAGCGCTGCTGCCAGTGCCATCAGACGGGAGGGCCGGACGGGGGAGCGAGATAAGACTCCACTCCTATATATatccgctgttttggttggacCACTGCTTCGGTGTGGCACTGTGGCGTTGGCGCGGTTGGTGACTGCAGCTCTGCTCTTCGTTCTCCGGTCCACTCCAGCCGGTCcttggacgaggaggaggagatcgagCAGAGGTCCTAGCTGCGCGGCGGGGAGcgatggcgggcggcggggtggcggcgcttgGGGTGCACACGGAGCGCGCCGCGCAGTACAAGGGCCGCATgacgctcgccgtcgccatgacctgcctcgtcgccgccgtcggcggcgccaTCTTCGGCTACGACATCGGCATCTCCGGTACGCACGCTTCGCTtctccccccgccgccgcgctctcctCAATTCTCAGCCATGCACGGCCGAATCGCCGCCGGGCCCCGGCTCCGCGCTATCATTCTAGCAGCCTCGCTCGCTGGGATTGGATTTGTTggtcgcgcgcgcgcggcaCCGGCCACTAGCCCAGCGACGTCGGGCCCTCGGCGGAGGTCAGGTGGGAGGTGCCCGTCTCTCTCGCTCCGGCAGCAGTTTGGCACGGACCACGCTGTCCACGCATCGGCGCCCGTCGCGGCGCAGCCCTTTTGGATTTCACGGCGTCTCGAGCGGACACGCCCGGATGATTTGGGTTTGGGTAGGAGGACTGGGACTCTAGGAGGGAGGAACGAGGCCGCAGGGAAGGCGACACGCGGACGCTCCAAAGCTTTGCAGTCCGAGCTGGCGGCCGGGGGAGTTGtgcctgcctcgccgccggtcagctTCCGGTGCGCTCCCATCTCCTGCTGGTCTCTCTCTCAGTGCAGAGACATCCATATCATACCATACCAATCCATACAGTACACGCGCTCTGTACTCCCTGCATGCCCGATTATTTGACCTGACCTCGAAAAGGTGTTTCTAGCTCGTGTTTCATGAGCGCTTCCCCAGTTCCGCTTCACCAACCCCTCTTGAATCTTTGAGCATCGGTTGCGACTCGTCACAACCGATGAGCAGATGTCGAGATCGACCGGCGGCCCCACTGGTCATTCTCAGTACACGGTTTGCTGCAGGATTTGTTAGCACTGGGTAGTTGCTCCAAATAACACGATTACACTACCTACACGGGTGCAGATGATGCACGGCAGGGACGGGGAAAAGATGCAGAAGCGAACAGAGTAATCCGGGAGTGGTTGCAGAGTCCACTGACTGGAGCCATACTCGTTGCTCAGGCGAGGACAAAACCTGCAAAAGTCATATTGCCAGAAAGTATTATAgtatttcttttttaaaaaaaaaaatgttggatACGAAGTCAAGACATCGTCACATCCAAAACCCTCAGTGATAACTACTCTATCGACTATCTTTAGGCTGGTTCCAACAGTGGGTCTGTAGCTCCAGCCCGCAGCCACAGCCACatcagcgccacgtcagctcTCGCCAGCCCACTCGATCCCAGCGCTCCATCAGTGAGCCTGCAGCCTCAGCCCACAGCCacgtcagcttttccatttcagaCTTAACCATTTCAGAACGCGTTCTTTTATAATTTAAATGGACACAATAACCtcattttattaaatttaaaaattcggaaaTTACATAAAAATTCGAAATAAAAATTACACGACAATTTAAAATAAAGGAAATTACATAAGAATAAAAAATTACATAAATCTAATGATGATTTTTGTTCCAAACATGCTCAATCAAATCCCTCTGAAGCTGTGAATATACTTGCCCTGATGTCATCGCGGCCTCTCTCTGAAGGCGAATTGCTAGACTCGGCGGTGCGTTGTGGAATGAGCTCCAACCAGCCATCTCTATTTATAGATGAGTTGGGGacgaaatttgtgattttttggaatttttttcaaattttttggagtTCAAACGGTCAAAAACGGCTAATTGCAACGGCTAGCTGACGTGGCAGCCGTTGGCCAATCACAGAGCGCCATATGGCAGCCAACCGGACGCCGGGTCGATACCGACCGGCCAGTACCGACCGCGCGCGGCTCCAacgccggtcggtaccgaccgcccGGCTGGTCGGTAGCGCTGCCGCCCCGCGCTCTCGGTTTCCGCGCTTACCGACCGGCGCGGGTCGTTagccgggtcggtaccgaccggtgCCCCGTTGGAACCAGCCTTACAATATCCTCGAGATTGGCTTTGTTTAACAAAAAAAACTCAGCATACATGGTCACCAGCTCGATgtgattataaaaataatatgtGTCGTCAATGGATATTTATCTACAATAAGTAGTAGAGGTCATCACTGTTGGAACAGAAACAATAGTACTCTGATACTCTGAAACAATAGTACTGGAAACGGAAAGTCTGACACATGAGActgaggccgtgtttggttcgcCTTGTGCTACCCGCGCTACACATAAGATGCTTAAGAAATACTAGTACCACGTATTAACAATTTTATGAGCCACATGTTAGGCTGCATTTTTGAGAGAATGGCCTCTTGGCATGCAAGATTCTCCAAATGTACGGATAGGGGAAAAAATAGATATCTTTTATCCCCCTCTGTTCCAAATACACGACGCAAAGAATGACAAAAGGATGATAAAGTAGACAAATGAATGAACAAGCAACCAAGAGAGTTTTTCATTGATCCTGAGTTCATATATATACATGACAAAGGGACACCATGAATGGGTGCGTATGCACGCACACGGCAACCGCTCCCAAGGAGCGGGCGCTTGCTGCCTCCTGACAAACGTGTCAAGGATGAGGCCATTTGCGAATATCTACAGTGTTCCACATGCCATGATTTGTGATCTCTGATCCTCTACCAATCTGACTGGCCGAATGCTGCAGGAGGAGTGACCTCGATGGACCCATTTCTGGAGAAGTTCTTCCCCGCGGTGTTCCATAAGAAGAACTCCGGCAGCAAGAACAACTACTGCAAGTACGACAACCAGGGCCTGGCGGCGTTCACCTCCTCGCTCTACCTCGCCGGCCTCGTCGCCTCCCTCGCGGCGTCCCCCGTCACCAGGAACTACGGCCGCAAAGCCAGCATTGTCTGCGGCGGCGTCagcttcctcgccggcgccacgcTCAACGTCGCCGCCGTGAACCTGCCCATGCTCATCCTCGGGCGCATCTTGCTCGGCGTCGGCATCGGTTTCGGCAACCAGGTGCGGACCCGACGAGCTTCTTCTGATCGCTTGGTTGGCTGCCGAATAACAGTGTGCTCTTGCTTCTTGGTGGCGCAGGCCGTGCCGCTGTACCTGTCGGAGATGGCGCCGGCGCACCTCCGCGGCGGGCTGAACATGATGTTCCAGCTCGCGACGACGCTGGGCATCTTCACGGCGAACCTGATCAACTACGGCACGCAGAACATCAAGCCGTGGGGGTGGCGCCTGTCGCTCGGGCTGGCCGCGGTGCCGGCGCTGCTGATGACCCTGGGCGGGCTGCTCCTCCCGGAGACGCCCAACAGCCTCATCGAGCGCGGGCGCGCCGAGGAGGGCCGGCGCGTGCTGGAGCGCATCCGCGGCACCGCCGACGTGGACGCCGAGTACACGGACATGGTGGAGGCGAGCGAGCTGGCCAACACCATCGAGCACCCGTTCCGGAACATCCTGGAGCGGCGCAACCGGCCGCAGCTGGTGATGGCCGTGTGCATGCCGGCGTTCCAGATCCTGACGGGCATCAACTCCATCCTCTTCTACGCGCCGGTGCTGTTCCAGAGCATGGGCTTCGGCGGGAACGCGTCCCTCTACTCCTCCGTGCTCACCGGCGCCGTGCTCTTCTCCTCCACGCTCATC
This portion of the Panicum virgatum strain AP13 chromosome 2N, P.virgatum_v5, whole genome shotgun sequence genome encodes:
- the LOC120660657 gene encoding sugar transport protein 7-like produces the protein MAGGGVAALGVHTERAAQYKGRMTLAVAMTCLVAAVGGAIFGYDIGISGGVTSMDPFLEKFFPAVFHKKNSGSKNNYCKYDNQGLAAFTSSLYLAGLVASLAASPVTRNYGRKASIVCGGVSFLAGATLNVAAVNLPMLILGRILLGVGIGFGNQAVPLYLSEMAPAHLRGGLNMMFQLATTLGIFTANLINYGTQNIKPWGWRLSLGLAAVPALLMTLGGLLLPETPNSLIERGRAEEGRRVLERIRGTADVDAEYTDMVEASELANTIEHPFRNILERRNRPQLVMAVCMPAFQILTGINSILFYAPVLFQSMGFGGNASLYSSVLTGAVLFSSTLISIGTVDRLGRRKLLISGGIQMIVCQVIVAVILGVKFGADKQLSRSYSIAVVVVICLFVLAFGWSWGPLGWTVPSEIFPLETRSAGQSITVAVNLLFTFAVAQAFLSLLCAFKFGIFLFFAGWITVMTVFVYIFLPETKGVPIEEMVLLWRKHWFWKKVMPDMPLEDGWGAAEGNAAPADKNHK